The following DNA comes from Rosa rugosa chromosome 5, drRosRugo1.1, whole genome shotgun sequence.
gcatacaattatcatttttaggacttaattactaAAATGAGAACTTACTcattgtttttcattttcttttacttttaatTCACCCTCCTCCAAGTTAAGTCTTGGCATTCAAATACTCCAAAGAACTGAAAGAAGCATTCATTTGTATGAACTCTTTCCTCATGATGCTTTCGAAGAAAACAAAGTAGAAACtggagtttttatttttttattttttttgaaataagggctAGTGCaactgccctcaagccttcattaatgaaactgctgaaTACAATGGGGGGGACGGAAAACCTAAACCCCAACTTATAATAAGTGCCGAGAGAACATcccgaataataacaggagGCTCAACTAAACCTATGTATTTAAACATGCACCAACTATGTTTTGGCATATTTCTTGGTCCCCTTCTCAGGCAGACATATTACATGGTATAATTTAATTTCATATTTTAAAATTCTCGATTTGAATATACCATTTTCTCACTTTAGAATCTTAACGCACCATCTATGTTGCTATAAATTGACCTTGCCTTGCACCAAAAGACTGCAAATTAAAGCACTCCAACTTTGATTTTAAAACATCAATTTGCAATATATGGAAGAAGTGAAGCTACTAGGATTTTGGCCAAGCCCCTTTGTTTATAGGGTGATATGGGCTCTCAAACTAAAGGATGTGCAATTTGATTACATAGAAGAAGACCTTTCCAACAAGAGTGAACTGCTACTGCGGTACAACCCAGTTTTGAAAAAAGTCCCGGTGCTTATCCATGGCGGCAAAGCAATTGCCGAGTCCCTTGTCATCCTTGAATACATTGAAGAGACTTGGCCACAGAATCCCTTGCTTCCAAAAGATCCACATGAAAAAGCCTTGGCTCGATTTTGGATTCAATTTGGTCTTGAGAAGGTAATTTTATCCTTAATCTGTATCCTCTGAGCTTGATATATATAGCAGGCTAGTTCAATAAGATAGAATAAGTTCCGTTTCACCCTCCGCCCTGGGTTTTCTCTCTAGAAATTGAGAGTCGGTGGCGCTCATCTCGCCCACCATGGGCGCTTTTGCCCGGAGCTCGTCTCCGATCTGAGGTCCTGTGCCTCTCCTTTCCCTTTATGTTGATTGCCCCCCTTTTTCGTCTTCTCCTCGATCTGTTCCTCAGGACTCAAATCCCCAAATTTCcagatctcttcttcttcttcctctcaaacCGGTTGCTGTCCCTGTGTGTCGCTCTCTTCAGCGATTCTTATCCCTTTCCTTCTGCCCTGACTTGTATATATGCTCCTTGGAGCTCGTTTCAAAACGGGGTCTGCCCATTAGTGCACCTGCTGATGCTACAAGGGTCTGAACATCCTATGGATGCCTGTCCCTTCGATCCCTTTGTGGATCTCACCTCCCTCTCTTTTCAACTGGTTTTTCTGGTTGATCTGTTGGCAGAAGATGTTCTCCGTTTCGGAGATGGTTTGAGATTTGGGTTTCTTCTCTTTGAATCTGGTTTGCTGTTGGTCTGCCTGGTTTAGGCCCCGTTGTCTTTCTTTGTTGGTGCGTTCTGAGATATCTCGATCTTCTTGGTCGTGTAGCTTGGTATTCTCTCCATGGCAGCGATGCAGTCGATGTCACGGTGCTGTCCTCCTTGCTGAGATACTCCTTGGGCGGCTCTTGTGTTGTAGTTTGGGTTTGCTTTATGTTGCTTTGTTCTTTCTTGTTCCTGTTTGTTTGTTGTTCCAACCCAGTacccatttcttcattttaaattttaatgttAGTTGTTTgctctttgccaaaaaaaatatatatatatatatatatatatatatatatatatatatatatatatatatatatattgttaattAGTCTATCTCATAACTGCTTAATTAATAATTTGAGGGTTTATATAATGTTTTAGAGTAGTTTAGAGTGAACAATGTCTTGGGGAGGCAAACCCTCAATTCCCTATGTGGAAAATAGTGAGCCTAACAAACTCGATCGCGAACGAGAAAGGACCAACATTTCAGCAAGTCCTCTGCTCATCTTCATTTTTATTACACAGTTTAAGTTAGTATAAATGATTTAGAGAAAGAAAGATGAATATCGTTAATGCGAAGCTAGTCTCTTCTTTATCTTCTTTCAAATCAGAAAGAAAGGCAAACGGACGTACCATAATTGCATGCTAATATTTAAAAGCTGTGTTTAGCTAACTAGAAGATTATAATTTGGGTCCAAAACCAGATGGTTCAGCTAACTTTAATTTATGAAACTATTAGTTTGTTCTGATATCTGGTTATAAGCATATCATCTCCTCTGTATTAATCGTTTTTGCTCTTTCGGTTTGTTCTCTAGATGAGGCCCATTCATCAGGCATATTTCCCAGCTATTGGAGAAGAACGTGAAAAGGCAGCAAAACAGTAtcaagaagttttgaaaatcgTGGAAGATCAATGCCTCGGAGACCAGAGGTTCTTCGGTGGTGAAACTATAGGTATGGTGGATATAGTATATGGAATGCTAGCTTACTGGTTTGAGTGCATGGAAGAAGCGGTGGGGGTGAAAGTTATAGAGCCCAGCATTTTGCCTCGCTTGCATGCATGGGTTAACAACTTCAAGCAAGTGTCTGTGATTAAAGATAACCTTCCTCATCATGGAAAACTGCTTGCCTATTACAAAACTTTAAGAGAGAAATTGGTTTCAGCCCGTAGTACTCTACCCACTCCCAGTAATCACGATGCTAGCTAGTTTTGTTCTTTATGTTTTAAGTCTAATGTTTtgtgctttttctttttatgaataAATAGTGTGTATTATTGAAGATCAAATGCAATAAGAGGGTTCTTACTTTCTTGGCTTTATGCATATACCTGACCACTCCCTTATAGTGGCTTTAAATGAGATGAGTAACATTCAacagaaaataaatttaaaaagataaacaaataaatgttaggtaaattatatttttaaatatCACTTGAAAACTATTTTATGTGACAATTGCTTATGGACTTATGGTGAACCCTACCAACTTATGTGGTAGACCGAGTGATACAAAAATGGAGAAAATCATAGCGAACCGAAGTTTACTGTTTGACAAAATCTATGGTTTCACTTTCAAAGAACTAATAATTGTTATAGAGTAATTACAATTTGCCTACCAAATACTGGTTTGAGTTCATGGAAGAAGCCATGGGGGTGAAATTAATAGAGCCCCAACAATTTGCCTCGCTTGCATGCACGGGCTCAAAACTACAAGCAAGTGCCTGTGATTAATGTAGTCTTCCGGCCTGATCATGAAAAACTGATTGCCTATTACAAACTTCAAGGGAGAAATTGGTTTCCGCCAAAATTACTAGTCATTACTCACTATTCATGTATAATGTTACCTAGCTAGTTATTTGCCTTGGGTAATTAATTGTACATGTATATGTTCATACGGTGAGGTATATCTGTATGCATGTGTTTCTGTGTATGCGTAGGTTATGCTTAATTAATCAACATATAGAGTATAGGCTCATCCACAagctatttttttaataatctaAATAGAAATTAGGCGATATCAGCTATACGATGGCAGACAATTTAGGGAATGATAGAAATGATAGAGGATGCATCAGTTTGAATTATTAATTTCCTGCCTTCTAAGAAAAGAAATGATAGAGGAGGTTAAAAATACTAACCTGTCATACTTCGCCTAGCCTCCCACTTACAGTTCGTTCCTTATTGGTCGTTCGAttttgatacgctcaaagcaagcgcataatttaaccctgaaaacatcgttagtagtataagcaaatagggatcgttctattccggggattgagggtacacctgtcattgtcaaaaacaaataaagaattaaaataataaagtaaaaagtattatgtacaaaaataaaataaagaataaaaatatatacaagttaatataaaaaggggggttttgagattatagaattggaattaaaattaaatgaaataaagaaagtgtaaaaacacatatacaagggaggaacacaagaaacaaagatcaaaactacaatcatatgaatgaaatccaattacaattcctatagttgattatctatgtcatgagaaataagttgaccatgtgaaacattcgaagcaaatgatttcccatattttactttccttgaatatttaatctaagtgaaagcacctaaattaaacctattgaacatgcaatcatagtctagaaagctagctaatcaagaacacattcaatgcatgaagaacaaagaaaggatgtcaaccaaagtgcacaacctagtatgaaaaagtccatctatttgcaatcctccttaattgatttcgacttttgtccaaagcctttactacttaaatctagcaccaattacatgcatatatcctaagttggccatcaaagaacacatacatataaaagttttccataatccaagatcaattaagcaatctcacataagcaacataaaaatcaacataaagaaatcacaatttatattcaaacatagaaattgggcttaaactttgcccttaatgttattgttaactagaaacaaattcctacgaaattaaataaggaaaaagaatgaattacaccgtgagttggagatggagatggagtgcttgaaacgttgaaatcttgaatcttggaagcaagccttcaaggtggacgatggaggatatgatattcccggctccttcttcttcttcttcttcttacttgaaaacgcagaattttgcaactagagaatggagagaaaaatggaatggaaatggagagacaaagaagatgaaatggatgaaggaattctttttagagtgagaggagaaggtgtttatatagggaagaaaaagaagagtgaaatgataaatggaagaaaaataatgaaagtggtttgtaaaatatggaaaagatggagtaatgatgaaatgaaagcaaggcatgaatgtgcagaagtatggaagtgatgatgatctattggagcagaaaaatatatccaaggaaaaagagaaaagcatctagctttcttcatgtgggtaggaaacatgaacatgtggtgttgagctgtttttagatcagtttctgcccttttattccttcaattatttctccaacaagcattcccaatttcactatgacctcttcataaaaaatgttccattatgagtgtagatcaccctggtaaaatttcatatttttattccatgtggttgggccgaaaatgctgctggacctcttacaggtccagttttccagttttgcttctgtagaaaattgggctgattgtttgaaggccttccactcaacaaaagttcttgcactcttcataagaaatgatccttgggctgtctagaatggatctggaaagtttcagctcatttgaagttcatttggtccggcggccgctccttcttccttgcttggcttggtttctcctagccggagtaggaaaatgtgtaaaattgacattttagtacatttccatttttctccaccatttataggtaagtgtggacctaatgctcatttcaccatcatttactccaatgtacgtaagaaaatagaaattgagttaaaaatcgattcgttaaggaattaactaagcaaaatgtgaggaattaactattaaaataccacattaaaatgctcctatcaaattcccccacacttagcttttgctagtcccttagcaaaatcaaaaactaacaaaccaaaaagactatgacacaaaacaaagaaaccaacgaaaaaaatgactaagtatggaaacaaaaacacaaagactcaaagaaaccaaaaacgtaaaacacaaagcaaaacacaaagaaaaaaaaaaaacgtcacacataaaagagtaaattcaaagacaaagaccaagatgttgacatcacaaagacctctattgccctttaacatattgtctcagaaatctcttactttcacaacaccaagattagcactcaaccaagaatcaatgttaagcattcgagagttaattaaaacatatgatccacacatacacaagtaggacttggttgtaataatggtgattggggtttagcttagcatgcttcagacaagtatgattcatatcctcacaaggtatatccactttttcttctctcagatcaaggcaatgcttaaaagcttataatcactcatttatatgtgagagaacatattttaaggcagtcaaatagctcacatatataagaaacgaaaagcactttgtgaatataatttttttttttttttttcaaaagatctcatgaaggatatcaactacttgcacgaatggacccaagccataggttcaactcttgtaactcatctccacatcaaaggctgtcccatcttaaggatcaagaaggtcctctcaaaggttgtaatggggctaaggctcaaggtttaaagaaatgaaaggtaaggattatcaaagtgtcctaaaaacctattagagctcatatgaatgtagagatctcgaaatatttcaccaaggcattgcaaaaacgtcacttccccatagaggtaatataagagggccaaatgtcttcatgttgggcccaatcttcaatataaacttcccttgaactctagtgaaatggacaaaggccaaatttttctgtagtgggccttcaattcaaagcaaactccaaaatcactaagtatgggggatgaaagtccataaacatatatatatattttttttctttttctttttagccgtacacaatttttctcttttcttttcatttttcacggcttcaacatatctttttctttatggacaagtctatccccacacttgaactttcacctcttctcaatcttcatccttagcaccaaacccatgtagtatgtctcaaaagatagctccactaagtccttagaacaaagggtagggttgtaactatactaagcttcatggttaaggattttaagggtgatgaacgaaaaggctcaaagtaggctcaaaggggcttatctaggggggtcccacgacgggcacaaatggggacacaagtttatttggcaatggtggtaattcctagagaacctctatcccttccaaaatcagggccatgtattgatatcacgtctcaacaagcacaagagcgaattctagcattctctagtccattaaacttaatctatggca
Coding sequences within:
- the LOC133710828 gene encoding glutathione transferase GST 23-like, whose amino-acid sequence is MEEVKLLGFWPSPFVYRVIWALKLKDVQFDYIEEDLSNKSELLLRYNPVLKKVPVLIHGGKAIAESLVILEYIEETWPQNPLLPKDPHEKALARFWIQFGLEKMRPIHQAYFPAIGEEREKAAKQYQEVLKIVEDQCLGDQRFFGGETIGMVDIVYGMLAYWFECMEEAVGVKVIEPSILPRLHAWVNNFKQVSVIKDNLPHHGKLLAYYKTLREKLVSARSTLPTPSNHDAS